Proteins encoded by one window of Rhodoligotrophos appendicifer:
- a CDS encoding LLM class flavin-dependent oxidoreductase, which yields MEISIFLSHQRLAPDETHDTNLYAEKLAEAKLADQLGFACIWVPEHHLIQFMQAPNGLLLASFYGAHVSCDIGQMVNLLLYRHPLVSAGEIALTDQLLNGRLQLGLGRGAYDYEFRRLGITWDVAEAKFLECVDVLEKVWASPDRGIAYDGQFFKFDKTYVWPRPAARPHPPVWYAAMTPPVIEFAAQKGYNVATWPFLRPMSFVEEITAKFHAARERAGGAQGKQKLALMRPVFVGKTEEEARRAAPTMLSNHRLSQWIRLAEAEADDRGYVSPRPLENEPSLEETFEVMIAGNPEQCLAKLERYEKLGVDHFITWFDFGMEHAQNLETMQLFAEEVMEPFRRSRASAPQQKLMVG from the coding sequence ATGGAAATCAGCATTTTTCTCTCGCATCAGCGGCTCGCACCCGATGAAACGCATGATACCAATCTCTACGCTGAAAAGTTGGCGGAGGCGAAGCTTGCAGATCAACTGGGCTTCGCCTGCATCTGGGTGCCGGAACATCATCTGATCCAATTCATGCAAGCGCCCAACGGCTTGCTGCTAGCCTCTTTCTATGGTGCTCATGTCTCCTGCGATATCGGGCAGATGGTTAACCTGCTTCTCTATCGTCACCCCCTAGTATCGGCCGGAGAAATCGCCCTCACGGATCAACTCCTCAACGGCCGACTGCAGCTGGGGCTGGGCCGCGGTGCGTATGACTACGAGTTCCGTCGGCTGGGCATTACTTGGGACGTAGCTGAGGCTAAATTTCTCGAATGTGTTGATGTGCTGGAAAAAGTCTGGGCCAGCCCCGACCGTGGCATCGCCTACGACGGCCAGTTCTTTAAGTTCGACAAGACGTACGTTTGGCCCCGCCCCGCGGCGCGACCGCATCCACCGGTGTGGTACGCCGCGATGACGCCGCCGGTGATCGAGTTCGCCGCTCAAAAGGGCTATAATGTCGCGACTTGGCCATTTCTGCGACCGATGTCATTCGTGGAAGAGATCACAGCCAAATTCCATGCAGCGCGAGAGCGAGCCGGTGGAGCTCAAGGAAAGCAGAAACTAGCTCTCATGCGGCCTGTATTCGTCGGCAAGACCGAAGAAGAGGCGCGCAGGGCAGCACCTACGATGCTGTCAAACCACCGGTTGAGCCAATGGATTCGTCTTGCCGAGGCAGAGGCTGACGATCGAGGATACGTATCTCCTAGGCCACTGGAGAACGAGCCTAGCCTCGAGGAGACCTTTGAGGTCATGATTGCCGGTAATCCCGAACAATGCCTTGCCAAGCTTGAGAGATACGAAAAACTGGGTGTCGACCATTTCATCACCTGGTTCGACTTCGGCATGGAACATGCGCAGAATTTAGAAACGATGCAGCTTTTCGCGGAAGAGGTCATGGAGCCATTCCGTCGAAGCAGGGCCTCAGCTCCACAACAGAAACTCATGGTTGGCTAG
- a CDS encoding CobW family GTP-binding protein: MSQPPIPVTVLTGYLGAGKTTLLNRILSEPQGRRYGVIVNEFGEIGIDGDLIVGTDETVVELNNGCLCCSVRGDLISALNSILHRGQALDAILVETTGLADPAPIAATFLLDDDLSDQVRLDAVVTVVDAIHMNEEIAHDPVAASQIAFADVIILNKIDRASASQTAAADVALRSLNRGAFLHHAARGEIDPSILFDHNAFDMRTQDPRLINGLDTGHPHAHGHSITSLSIRTTRLVDADVFMRWIATLIRTRGRDILRCKGIVAFAGEHRRFVFHGVQTMLDGDVQQAWNPGELRESRLVFIGRNLDTVHLREEFEACLLQEKGRTDDAA, encoded by the coding sequence ATGTCGCAGCCCCCCATTCCCGTCACCGTATTGACCGGCTACCTTGGCGCCGGAAAAACAACCCTGCTCAATCGGATCCTGAGTGAGCCCCAGGGCCGTCGCTACGGGGTCATCGTCAACGAGTTCGGCGAAATCGGTATCGACGGCGATCTCATCGTCGGCACCGACGAGACTGTGGTCGAGTTGAACAATGGCTGCTTGTGCTGCAGCGTCAGAGGCGACCTGATCAGCGCTCTGAACTCCATCCTGCACCGTGGCCAGGCGCTCGATGCCATACTCGTCGAGACTACGGGCTTGGCTGATCCTGCCCCCATCGCAGCGACGTTCCTTCTCGATGACGATCTCAGCGACCAAGTGCGCCTCGATGCGGTGGTGACGGTGGTCGATGCAATCCACATGAACGAGGAGATTGCACATGATCCCGTTGCCGCGAGCCAGATCGCCTTCGCCGACGTGATCATTCTGAACAAGATTGACCGAGCGTCGGCGTCGCAGACCGCCGCCGCCGACGTCGCCCTCCGAAGCTTGAACCGTGGCGCGTTCCTGCATCACGCCGCTCGCGGCGAGATCGATCCCTCGATCCTGTTCGACCATAACGCCTTCGACATGCGAACCCAGGACCCTCGCCTGATCAACGGCCTCGACACCGGCCATCCGCACGCTCACGGGCACTCCATCACAAGTCTGTCGATCCGCACCACCCGGCTCGTCGATGCCGATGTGTTCATGCGCTGGATCGCGACCCTTATCCGAACTCGCGGCCGGGATATCCTTCGCTGCAAAGGCATTGTGGCATTTGCCGGCGAGCATCGGCGCTTTGTTTTCCACGGCGTTCAAACCATGCTGGACGGTGATGTTCAGCAGGCATGGAATCCTGGCGAATTGCGGGAAAGCCGGCTTGTTTTCATTGGCCGAAACCTCGACACGGTCCATCTTCGCGAAGAATTCGAGGCCTGTCTGTTGCAGGAGAAAGGCCGCACTGATGACGCTGCCTGA
- a CDS encoding alpha/beta fold hydrolase has protein sequence MATISTAIDCAYTVSGSGPPVMMVHGIGSRRQTWDRIAGGLEGSFTVVRYDLRGHGQSPLPAAPFGLDELVADVEALRLRLNLGPVHIIGHSLGGMIGPAYAIRYPDQALSLSLVSTAAFRTEQDRANVRGVVDAIARDGVASMLPVFAKRWFTDTFAVAHPEAVMARLRLVTDTDVDVFLNVFRIYAQTEMAPWLHQVNVPCLVTTGELDGGCPPRLNEQVASALPNAELHILEGLRHDILSEASDQVLAIISGFLTTHAQRG, from the coding sequence ATGGCGACCATCAGCACAGCGATCGACTGCGCCTATACCGTCAGCGGAAGCGGCCCTCCCGTAATGATGGTGCATGGTATTGGTAGCCGTCGTCAAACGTGGGATCGAATTGCAGGCGGACTAGAAGGCTCCTTTACTGTCGTTCGGTACGACCTGCGCGGTCATGGACAGTCCCCGCTGCCGGCCGCACCCTTTGGCCTGGATGAACTCGTGGCCGACGTCGAGGCTCTGAGGCTGCGGCTCAACCTTGGTCCCGTCCATATCATCGGGCACTCGCTTGGTGGGATGATCGGTCCCGCTTATGCCATACGCTACCCCGATCAGGCGCTTTCTCTGTCGCTGGTGTCAACAGCCGCGTTTCGGACTGAGCAGGACCGTGCCAATGTACGCGGCGTCGTCGACGCGATTGCCCGGGACGGCGTCGCGTCAATGCTGCCGGTATTTGCCAAACGTTGGTTTACTGACACCTTCGCCGTAGCCCATCCTGAGGCCGTCATGGCCCGATTGCGGCTCGTGACCGATACAGATGTCGACGTTTTTCTGAATGTCTTCCGGATCTACGCACAAACGGAAATGGCGCCCTGGCTTCATCAGGTAAACGTACCCTGCCTCGTCACTACCGGTGAACTGGATGGTGGCTGCCCTCCCCGGCTTAATGAGCAGGTCGCAAGCGCGCTTCCGAACGCGGAGCTCCATATCCTGGAGGGCCTGAGGCACGATATCCTGAGCGAGGCGTCCGACCAGGTCCTGGCAATCATCTCAGGCTTCCTGACAACACATGCGCAGCGGGGTTGA
- a CDS encoding EthD family reductase encodes MNRVIVLYGMPKDPVAFDRHYRDIHIPLCLKMPHLAGFEVNIGNVSASDQGVHYHCAAILSFANAAEREASLASPEGMAAVKDVENFATGGVLILTLESESQM; translated from the coding sequence ATGAACCGCGTCATCGTGCTCTACGGAATGCCGAAGGATCCAGTAGCCTTCGATCGGCACTATCGGGATATTCACATTCCGCTTTGCCTTAAAATGCCGCACCTAGCCGGGTTTGAGGTCAATATCGGTAATGTTTCCGCTAGTGATCAGGGCGTGCACTATCACTGCGCAGCCATTCTCAGCTTCGCAAACGCAGCCGAAAGAGAGGCGTCATTGGCATCACCCGAGGGTATGGCGGCTGTCAAGGATGTCGAGAACTTCGCAACCGGTGGAGTTCTCATCCTGACATTGGAATCGGAATCTCAGATGTGA
- a CDS encoding amidohydrolase, which produces MSDEAGPADLIILGGRTISMQEGVGAATHGVAIRGERIMRLVRRDEVDRLKGPQTRIKDLGDRPIMPGFVDVHAHSETVCRTDYETIDCRAPECSDIESVCDALSDGAKDREGWIIGQGNLFFDRKLKDGRMPSRADLDRVSRDRPVAIRAGGHISVLNSKALEVSGIDRNYRPPDFSLSGLPTIDRDANGDPTGVVKEMDSILPFTTTPKSELPQALKKGIHKYFTRYGVTTIGEISESVDAIEAMGDLAQKDDLPVSYRVYIWAPGTLKLEAAATWRDHIRLDAKEAAIRIQGIKLFSDGGFSAKSAAVTCPYLGTDGACGDIAFPKYFFRRAFELSQEAGLQLSVHANGDRAQEWLCGCIDELGGTSSGRTRTRVEHAGNLLPRERTVEWWARAGIIPVPQPVFIYTFGEYFPDYLGPFGAQGRFPFKSLLAQGWRLNGSSDVWVGSEREATNPLFSIWCCLKRETYSGNFIDPEEALTLDQALRMHTLDAAAAMGEEDVKGSLAPGKYADVIALDKDPYTVSIDEIRNLNVDFVASRGRVVLDNINMNRL; this is translated from the coding sequence ATGAGCGACGAGGCAGGGCCGGCAGATCTGATTATCCTAGGCGGGCGGACAATCAGCATGCAGGAGGGGGTGGGTGCCGCGACCCATGGGGTCGCCATTCGCGGCGAGCGGATTATGCGGCTGGTGCGCCGGGACGAAGTGGACCGCCTGAAGGGCCCGCAGACCCGCATTAAAGACCTGGGCGACCGGCCGATTATGCCAGGCTTCGTCGATGTCCATGCTCATAGCGAGACCGTCTGCCGGACGGACTACGAGACCATCGATTGCCGGGCGCCTGAATGCAGCGACATCGAGTCGGTCTGCGATGCCTTGTCGGATGGGGCAAAGGACAGGGAGGGATGGATCATCGGGCAGGGCAACCTGTTTTTCGATCGAAAGCTGAAGGACGGTCGAATGCCAAGCCGCGCCGACTTGGACCGGGTCAGCCGGGACCGGCCGGTGGCTATCCGTGCCGGCGGGCATATCAGCGTGCTCAACAGCAAAGCCCTGGAAGTGTCGGGCATCGACCGCAACTACAGGCCGCCGGATTTCAGCCTCAGCGGCCTGCCCACCATCGACCGCGATGCCAATGGTGATCCGACCGGTGTGGTGAAAGAGATGGACTCCATTCTCCCCTTCACGACGACACCGAAAAGCGAGCTTCCTCAGGCACTGAAGAAGGGCATCCACAAGTATTTCACCCGCTATGGCGTGACGACGATCGGCGAGATCTCCGAGAGCGTCGATGCGATCGAGGCAATGGGGGATCTGGCCCAGAAGGACGACCTCCCCGTCAGTTATCGGGTTTACATCTGGGCGCCCGGCACCCTCAAGCTCGAGGCGGCCGCCACCTGGCGAGATCATATCCGCCTCGATGCCAAGGAGGCCGCGATCCGGATCCAGGGTATCAAGCTCTTCTCCGATGGTGGTTTTTCGGCCAAGAGCGCTGCAGTCACCTGCCCCTATCTCGGGACAGACGGCGCCTGCGGCGATATCGCCTTCCCGAAGTATTTCTTCAGGCGCGCCTTCGAACTCAGCCAGGAGGCAGGATTGCAGCTCTCCGTCCATGCCAATGGCGATCGGGCCCAGGAATGGCTGTGCGGTTGCATCGATGAGCTGGGAGGCACCTCCTCGGGCCGCACGAGAACGCGCGTCGAACACGCAGGCAATCTGCTGCCGCGGGAGCGAACCGTCGAGTGGTGGGCCCGGGCGGGCATCATTCCGGTGCCGCAACCGGTTTTCATCTACACATTCGGTGAGTACTTCCCGGACTACCTGGGCCCCTTTGGAGCCCAAGGGCGGTTCCCCTTCAAGTCCTTGCTGGCGCAAGGCTGGCGGCTCAATGGCAGCTCCGACGTCTGGGTAGGCTCGGAACGGGAAGCGACGAACCCCTTGTTCAGCATCTGGTGCTGCCTCAAGCGGGAGACCTATTCCGGAAATTTCATCGATCCCGAAGAGGCGTTGACCCTGGATCAGGCCTTGCGGATGCATACGCTCGATGCAGCGGCAGCCATGGGGGAGGAGGATGTCAAGGGAAGCTTGGCGCCAGGTAAATATGCCGATGTGATCGCCCTGGATAAAGATCCCTACACAGTTTCCATCGATGAAATCCGGAATCTCAACGTGGACTTCGTTGCTTCACGCGGCAGAGTTGTACTGGACAATATCAACATGAACAGGCTTTGA
- a CDS encoding flavin reductase family protein — MIDDRELRNAFGAFVTGVTVVTTIDAEGRPRGFTANSFSSVSINPPLLLVCIAKAAASCASFIEGRGFAVNILAESQREASVLFASKRTDKFESVAWRQGPIGSPILDDVVGWFDCRNYARFDAGDHVILIGHVEDFGYSAAEPLGYIRGSYFTPSMEQDAIAAAARSGSMVVGALLDCSGRIVLLCDGRTGTYHLPEISVNGGSAGTSLLLAKLASMGLQATISFVFAVFESEKERKQLIYYRGAAAPEGVAVDCAFDRENVPWARIRDEATLSMIQRYFAEQDEGAFGVFSGHTTGGEVARLMTTPTGEKNQLGRR; from the coding sequence ATGATTGACGACAGAGAGTTGAGGAACGCCTTTGGCGCCTTCGTCACCGGGGTGACCGTGGTCACCACGATCGATGCCGAAGGGCGGCCGCGAGGCTTTACAGCCAATTCGTTTTCGTCCGTTTCAATAAACCCTCCGCTTCTGTTGGTCTGCATCGCGAAAGCAGCGGCAAGCTGTGCCAGCTTTATCGAGGGCAGGGGTTTTGCCGTCAACATCTTGGCGGAGTCGCAGCGCGAGGCGTCGGTCCTCTTCGCCTCAAAGCGTACGGATAAGTTCGAGAGCGTGGCATGGCGTCAAGGGCCAATCGGGAGCCCAATTCTCGATGACGTTGTAGGGTGGTTCGACTGCAGAAACTATGCCCGCTTTGACGCCGGCGACCATGTCATCCTGATAGGCCATGTAGAGGATTTTGGCTACTCGGCTGCGGAGCCGCTTGGGTATATCCGTGGCAGCTATTTTACTCCGTCGATGGAGCAGGACGCGATTGCTGCTGCCGCCAGGTCGGGGAGCATGGTCGTGGGGGCGCTTCTCGATTGCTCAGGCCGCATCGTGCTGCTGTGCGACGGTAGGACCGGGACCTATCATCTTCCTGAAATCTCAGTGAACGGCGGGTCTGCGGGTACCTCGCTGCTCCTGGCAAAGCTCGCCTCTATGGGCCTACAGGCCACTATCAGCTTCGTTTTCGCAGTGTTCGAGTCTGAGAAAGAACGCAAACAACTCATCTATTATCGCGGTGCGGCTGCGCCGGAAGGTGTCGCCGTGGACTGCGCCTTCGACCGTGAGAATGTTCCTTGGGCCCGGATTCGCGACGAGGCGACGCTCAGCATGATTCAGCGCTATTTCGCCGAACAGGATGAGGGCGCGTTCGGCGTATTCTCGGGTCACACCACCGGCGGAGAGGTGGCGCGGTTGATGACGACTCCCACCGGTGAAAAAAATCAGCTGGGAAGGCGTTAG
- a CDS encoding ABC transporter permease, with translation MALLAPAVLVLLVFFVVPVCMLLIRSVTEPAQGLGNYAELLQSSSYRIIFANTFIVSALVTVVSLLLGFPLAWLLAILPRTWSLLLFGIVILSMWTNLLARTFAWLVLLQTTGVINRTLVGIGLIERPLPLVNNLVGVTIGMTYIMLPFIVMPLHATMTSLDPLVFRAASLCGATRWQVFRRIFLPACMPGIMAGALMVFVMSLGYYITPALLGGTANMMVGELIAQLIQSLLNWGLGGAAAFLLLIVTLALYALQLRLFDPLKQITGAR, from the coding sequence GTGGCCCTGTTGGCGCCGGCAGTGTTGGTCCTGCTGGTCTTCTTTGTTGTCCCAGTTTGCATGCTGCTGATCAGAAGCGTGACAGAGCCGGCGCAGGGACTCGGCAACTATGCCGAGCTCCTGCAGTCGTCCTCGTACCGGATCATCTTCGCCAACACGTTCATAGTCTCAGCCTTGGTAACGGTGGTGTCGCTGCTGCTGGGATTTCCATTGGCTTGGCTTCTGGCCATTCTGCCAAGGACCTGGAGCCTCCTGCTGTTCGGGATTGTAATCCTCTCGATGTGGACAAATCTGCTCGCGCGAACGTTCGCCTGGCTGGTTCTGCTTCAGACGACAGGCGTGATCAACCGGACACTCGTGGGAATCGGCTTGATCGAGCGGCCGCTGCCGCTGGTAAACAATTTGGTCGGGGTCACGATCGGCATGACATACATCATGCTGCCCTTCATCGTCATGCCGCTGCACGCGACGATGACGTCGCTCGATCCTTTGGTCTTCCGAGCGGCCTCGCTGTGCGGTGCGACCCGTTGGCAGGTGTTTCGCCGGATTTTCCTGCCCGCCTGCATGCCAGGAATCATGGCGGGAGCCCTGATGGTGTTCGTGATGTCGCTGGGATACTACATCACTCCTGCCCTTCTCGGCGGTACGGCGAACATGATGGTGGGCGAGCTCATTGCACAGCTCATTCAGTCATTGCTGAACTGGGGCCTGGGAGGCGCTGCCGCTTTCCTTCTCCTGATCGTCACCTTGGCGCTCTATGCGCTGCAGCTGCGGCTGTTTGATCCCCTCAAGCAGATCACGGGAGCGCGGTAA
- a CDS encoding ABC transporter substrate-binding protein yields the protein MITRRQTLGGIATLAALAGSGVRTTSAAGGEMVFCSWGGTTQEGQAKAWIEPFMAETGAKVLQDGPVDYGKLVAQVESGNVQWDVCDVEQDFSVFAGEKGLLEPLDWNVINKADLDPRFVNDYAVGSFYYAFILAYNKDSLGSAAPATWADMFDLKAFPGKRGYYKWAGPGVYEIPLLADGVAPDKLYPLDVDRALAKLDTIKSEIIFWGSGAASQQSLHSGETPLGMFWSSRIHFLTQDGANIGVGWDQNVTAADMLVIPKGSKNKDLAMKFLALASSAKGQADMAKLLAYNPTNTKSMAMLDAETRKYLPSEHSAQTVPLDVKYWAANRDELGKRWYDWQAK from the coding sequence ATGATCACGCGCAGACAGACACTTGGAGGAATAGCTACGCTCGCTGCCCTCGCCGGAAGCGGCGTTAGGACTACATCAGCTGCGGGCGGCGAAATGGTATTCTGCAGCTGGGGCGGAACGACACAGGAGGGGCAGGCAAAGGCGTGGATTGAGCCGTTTATGGCCGAGACTGGTGCCAAAGTTCTGCAAGATGGCCCCGTGGATTATGGCAAGCTGGTTGCCCAAGTCGAAAGCGGCAACGTTCAGTGGGACGTCTGCGACGTGGAGCAGGACTTTTCCGTTTTCGCCGGCGAGAAAGGGCTCTTGGAGCCGCTCGATTGGAATGTCATCAACAAAGCGGATCTCGATCCTCGCTTCGTGAATGACTACGCAGTCGGCAGCTTTTACTACGCATTCATCCTGGCTTATAATAAGGACAGCCTAGGCAGCGCAGCACCCGCGACCTGGGCGGATATGTTCGACCTCAAAGCCTTCCCTGGAAAACGAGGCTATTACAAGTGGGCAGGTCCGGGCGTTTATGAGATCCCGCTGCTTGCGGACGGTGTTGCGCCAGACAAATTGTATCCTCTCGACGTCGATCGGGCCCTTGCAAAACTCGATACAATAAAATCGGAAATCATCTTTTGGGGTAGCGGCGCCGCGTCCCAGCAATCGCTTCATTCCGGTGAGACGCCTTTGGGCATGTTCTGGAGCTCGCGGATCCACTTCCTAACCCAGGATGGGGCCAATATTGGGGTTGGATGGGATCAGAACGTCACTGCAGCGGACATGCTTGTGATCCCCAAGGGATCGAAGAACAAGGATTTGGCCATGAAGTTTTTGGCGCTAGCTTCAAGCGCCAAAGGACAGGCTGACATGGCCAAGCTGCTGGCCTACAATCCTACCAACACCAAGTCCATGGCCATGCTTGACGCTGAAACGCGAAAATACCTCCCTAGCGAGCATTCGGCGCAGACCGTGCCTCTGGATGTCAAGTACTGGGCCGCCAATCGTGATGAGCTTGGCAAGCGTTGGTACGACTGGCAGGCAAAGTAG
- a CDS encoding LysR substrate-binding domain-containing protein has protein sequence MAERKRLPPLKALQAFTSAAHHLNFSRAAEELCVTAAAVSHQIRLLERTLNTVLFERLPRGLRLTPAGLSLQSVTDRAFAEIGEVIDAIRADDTNETVHLASLPHFSGKVMFPLRRQFMDSHPRFDIEISHTLTVPEFGDGSSDFAVLFGKGDWPGLECELLFLSPVGPACAPSLISAKGFGGPADIAAYPILLDHSCFRQIWIDWFGLTRSEGWERLNYVPCNDIHALLGAARQGYGFIMEPEFMIGDLLAAGKLIYPVQLRLMNYGYYLVYPKQALHKASSRAFRDWMLSRAEGFRLTAELEELSAAI, from the coding sequence ATGGCTGAGCGAAAGAGACTTCCGCCACTGAAGGCGCTGCAGGCCTTTACAAGCGCTGCGCATCATCTGAATTTTTCACGGGCGGCCGAGGAACTCTGCGTAACCGCGGCAGCTGTCAGCCACCAGATCCGGCTGCTCGAGCGCACGCTGAACACGGTCTTGTTCGAGCGACTACCTCGCGGTTTACGGCTAACCCCGGCGGGGCTCTCTTTGCAGTCCGTCACCGATCGCGCTTTTGCCGAAATCGGTGAAGTCATCGATGCGATCCGCGCCGACGACACGAACGAAACGGTCCATCTGGCATCGCTGCCACATTTCTCCGGCAAGGTGATGTTCCCGCTGCGCCGTCAGTTCATGGACAGTCATCCCCGCTTCGATATCGAGATCAGCCACACTCTTACCGTGCCGGAATTCGGCGATGGCAGCAGCGATTTCGCGGTCCTGTTCGGCAAGGGTGACTGGCCCGGGCTCGAATGCGAGCTGCTGTTTCTCTCGCCGGTCGGACCGGCCTGCGCGCCTTCCCTGATCTCAGCCAAGGGCTTCGGGGGACCCGCAGACATTGCAGCCTATCCAATTCTTCTTGATCATTCCTGCTTCCGCCAGATCTGGATCGACTGGTTCGGTCTGACAAGATCAGAAGGCTGGGAACGACTAAACTACGTCCCCTGCAACGACATCCACGCGCTTTTAGGCGCGGCCAGGCAAGGATATGGTTTCATCATGGAGCCAGAATTCATGATCGGAGACCTTCTGGCAGCAGGCAAGCTCATCTATCCCGTCCAGCTGCGTTTGATGAACTACGGCTACTATCTCGTCTATCCCAAGCAGGCGCTCCACAAGGCATCTTCCCGTGCGTTTCGCGACTGGATGCTGTCGCGCGCCGAGGGCTTCCGCCTCACCGCCGAACTTGAGGAACTGTCCGCTGCGATCTAG
- a CDS encoding ABC transporter permease: MLLDFDRLGALRWVLVGIGVVIAVYLILPIVFIVLLSFGSSRWLAFPPPYWTVRWYQEFFADDQWLTSIFVSLRVAVVVTVLSTLLGLMAALGIVRGQFPGRSLVRAFLLTPMVLPVVVLAVGLYALTLRAGINGTFLGLVAAHMVIALPFSVIAISNSLVSFDKSIEDAAVLCGASPLWAMWKVTLPAIRSGVAAAAIFSFLASWDEVVLAIFMSSPRLQTFPVRIWTTLQQDLTPVAAAASSLIIGLTTVLLLVGFLFALRRRL; the protein is encoded by the coding sequence ATGCTTCTGGATTTCGACCGGCTTGGAGCGCTGAGGTGGGTATTGGTCGGCATTGGAGTTGTGATCGCCGTTTACCTCATCCTCCCCATCGTCTTTATCGTGCTTTTGTCTTTCGGATCCTCCCGATGGCTGGCATTTCCCCCGCCGTACTGGACGGTTCGCTGGTATCAGGAGTTCTTCGCCGACGATCAGTGGCTGACGTCTATTTTTGTCAGCTTGCGCGTGGCAGTCGTCGTGACCGTCCTGTCTACTCTGCTCGGCCTGATGGCTGCCCTCGGAATCGTGCGTGGCCAGTTTCCGGGGCGTTCGCTCGTACGCGCCTTTCTTTTGACGCCCATGGTGCTGCCGGTGGTGGTGCTGGCTGTCGGTCTGTATGCACTGACACTCCGGGCAGGAATCAACGGCACGTTTCTCGGGCTTGTTGCTGCCCACATGGTCATTGCGCTGCCTTTTTCGGTCATCGCGATCTCGAATTCCCTTGTCAGCTTCGACAAGTCGATTGAAGACGCAGCCGTGCTCTGTGGCGCCTCTCCCCTCTGGGCGATGTGGAAGGTAACACTTCCTGCCATCCGTTCAGGCGTCGCTGCAGCAGCGATCTTTTCGTTTCTTGCGTCGTGGGACGAAGTCGTCCTTGCTATTTTCATGTCCAGCCCAAGGCTGCAGACTTTCCCGGTACGAATATGGACGACCTTGCAACAGGATTTGACACCCGTCGCAGCGGCCGCGTCGAGCCTGATCATTGGACTGACGACGGTTCTGCTTCTCGTCGGTTTTCTATTCGCTCTGCGCCGAAGATTATGA
- a CDS encoding ABC transporter ATP-binding protein, protein MNPLLSIRSISKHYSGVAAVDGIDLEVKEGEFLTFLGPSGSGKSTLLYMIAGIETATGGDILLNGTSLLRVPPHKRNIGMVFQRYTLFPTMTIDENIAFPLRARGWDRDKIEARVAEMLDLVRLAAFKGRRPSQLSGGQQQRVALARALAYHPRILLMDEPLAALDKKLKEEIQSEIRRIHKATGVTILYVTHDQEEAIRLADRVAVFNAGRIEQVAEPATLYEEPASRFVAGFVGNSNFLTVKISTIKLGHASATFPDGTQIDRLHLQDALIEGDAAQVLLRPERLRFQPVGQGGALAVTIRDVTYLGESFDIAAETAWGETVFARVPKRSSEGTLELSIGQQIGLAWPEVSLLAFAAIDPSKTR, encoded by the coding sequence ATGAATCCACTGCTTTCCATTCGCAGTATCAGCAAGCATTACAGCGGCGTGGCTGCCGTCGACGGCATCGATCTCGAGGTCAAGGAAGGCGAGTTCCTAACGTTCCTCGGTCCTTCCGGTTCTGGCAAATCGACGCTTCTCTACATGATCGCCGGGATTGAAACTGCGACAGGCGGAGACATCCTCCTCAACGGAACCTCCCTGCTGCGCGTTCCTCCGCACAAACGCAACATTGGCATGGTCTTCCAGCGCTACACGCTGTTCCCGACGATGACGATCGATGAGAACATTGCGTTTCCGCTGCGAGCGCGTGGATGGGATCGAGATAAGATCGAGGCGCGCGTTGCCGAAATGTTGGATCTGGTTCGATTGGCCGCCTTCAAGGGGCGGAGACCAAGTCAACTCTCGGGAGGACAGCAGCAACGCGTGGCCCTCGCACGCGCGCTCGCATACCACCCGCGGATCCTTCTTATGGATGAGCCACTGGCCGCATTGGACAAGAAGCTGAAAGAGGAGATTCAGAGCGAGATCCGTAGGATCCATAAGGCCACGGGGGTGACCATCCTCTATGTGACTCACGACCAGGAGGAGGCCATTCGGTTGGCAGACCGTGTCGCGGTGTTTAACGCTGGGCGGATCGAGCAAGTGGCAGAGCCCGCTACGCTATACGAGGAACCTGCCAGTAGATTCGTTGCAGGATTTGTGGGCAATTCGAATTTCCTTACAGTCAAGATCTCAACGATCAAGCTGGGGCATGCTAGCGCCACCTTTCCTGACGGGACCCAAATTGACAGGCTTCACCTGCAGGATGCGCTGATCGAAGGCGATGCAGCGCAGGTCTTGTTGCGCCCGGAACGCTTGCGGTTCCAGCCAGTGGGCCAAGGCGGAGCACTCGCCGTGACCATTCGCGACGTGACTTATCTGGGTGAATCTTTCGATATCGCGGCAGAAACGGCCTGGGGGGAAACGGTCTTTGCCAGGGTTCCGAAGCGGTCCTCCGAGGGCACACTTGAACTGTCGATCGGCCAACAAATCGGGCTGGCTTGGCCGGAGGTTTCGTTACTCGCCTTCGCTGCCATCGATCCGAGCAAGACCCGGTGA